From one Acidimicrobiales bacterium genomic stretch:
- the metG gene encoding methionine--tRNA ligase, translating into MPRYYVTTPIYYVNDVPHIGHAYTMVIADALARWHRLSGDEVFFLTGTDEHGDKIARAAEANGVGPTEWVDLMATRFVEAWSALGMSYDDFIRTTEPRHHRAVQQFLQRIHDNGFTTLGVYRGLYCVACEDYKKESELVDGNCPIHGTPVELLEEENYFFELSAFEDRLLQWYEENPDAVRPASKRNEALGIIKGGLEDISITRTSTTWGVEVPWDPAHVFYVWYDALVNYLTAIGYGDDQERFATWWPAVHHVLGKDILRFHCVWWPAMCMAAGIEPPAHLLVHGWLLVSGEKMSKSKANQISPRQLTDDFGVDAVRYYLLRETPFGVDGDFSHEGITARYNADLANNLGNLLARVATVVGSKCGGVGPAPDAGSRLQAVATSALADATRAWEDAQPHLALEATWHLIHETNAELETAEPWKADPGPAVDAVLGSALEALRIVALLASPAMPDTCAEIWRRLGLDGRPDERRVPADATWGGYPGGRPVEKGAPLFPRRPA; encoded by the coding sequence GTGCCCCGCTACTACGTCACGACACCGATCTACTACGTGAACGACGTGCCCCACATCGGGCACGCCTACACGATGGTCATCGCCGACGCGCTGGCACGGTGGCACCGGCTGAGCGGCGACGAGGTCTTCTTCCTCACCGGCACCGATGAGCACGGTGACAAGATCGCCCGGGCCGCCGAGGCCAACGGGGTCGGACCCACCGAGTGGGTGGACCTCATGGCGACCCGGTTCGTCGAGGCGTGGTCCGCGCTCGGTATGTCCTACGACGACTTCATCCGGACGACCGAGCCCCGCCACCACCGCGCCGTGCAGCAGTTCCTGCAGCGGATCCACGACAACGGGTTCACGACGCTCGGGGTGTACCGCGGCCTGTACTGCGTGGCGTGCGAGGACTACAAAAAGGAGTCCGAGCTCGTCGACGGCAATTGCCCCATCCACGGGACACCGGTGGAGCTCCTCGAGGAGGAGAACTACTTCTTCGAGCTCAGCGCCTTCGAGGACCGGCTCCTGCAGTGGTACGAGGAGAATCCCGACGCCGTGCGCCCGGCGTCGAAGCGCAACGAGGCCCTCGGCATCATAAAGGGGGGGCTCGAGGACATCTCCATCACGCGGACGTCGACGACGTGGGGCGTCGAGGTCCCCTGGGACCCCGCCCATGTCTTCTACGTCTGGTACGACGCCCTGGTCAACTACCTGACCGCCATCGGGTACGGAGACGACCAGGAGCGCTTCGCGACGTGGTGGCCTGCGGTCCACCACGTCCTCGGCAAGGACATCCTCAGGTTCCACTGCGTGTGGTGGCCGGCGATGTGCATGGCTGCCGGGATCGAGCCCCCGGCCCACCTGCTCGTGCACGGATGGCTGCTCGTGTCGGGCGAGAAGATGTCGAAGTCCAAGGCGAACCAGATCTCGCCGCGTCAGCTCACCGACGACTTCGGCGTCGACGCCGTGCGGTACTACCTCCTGCGAGAGACGCCGTTCGGCGTCGACGGCGACTTCTCCCACGAGGGCATCACGGCGCGCTACAACGCGGATCTCGCCAACAACCTCGGGAACCTGCTCGCCCGCGTGGCCACCGTGGTCGGCTCCAAGTGCGGCGGGGTGGGCCCCGCGCCCGACGCGGGCAGCCGGCTGCAGGCGGTCGCCACGTCGGCACTCGCCGACGCCACGCGCGCCTGGGAGGACGCCCAGCCGCACCTCGCCCTCGAGGCGACGTGGCACCTCATCCACGAGACCAACGCCGAGTTGGAGACGGCCGAGCCGTGGAAGGCCGATCCCGGGCCGGCCGTCGACGCCGTCCTCGGCAGCGCGCTCGAGGCACTGCGCATCGTGGCGCTGCTGGCCTCGCCGGCGATGCCCGACACCTGCGCCGAGATCTGGCGCCGGCTCGGGCTCGACGGCCGGCCCGACGAGCGCCGCGTCCCCGCCGACGCGACCTGGGGCGGGTATCCGGGCGGCCGGCCCGTCGAGAAGGGGGCGCCGCTGTTCCCCCGCCGCCCGGCGTGA
- the msrA gene encoding peptide-methionine (S)-S-oxide reductase MsrA yields the protein MARFGPDTTQAPPVEPGDAPAGLALATFAAGCFWGVEDFFRSVPGVVDAVSGYTGGARLQPTYEQVCSGATGHAEAVLVTYDPARVSYEQLLEEFWRHHDPTTPDRQGPDVGTQYRSAVFVHDAEQERLVRESLVGHQARFRRPIVTEVSTASTFWPAEAYHQRYVERTGHGACHVANW from the coding sequence ATGGCGAGGTTCGGACCGGACACGACCCAGGCACCCCCGGTGGAGCCGGGTGACGCCCCCGCAGGGCTGGCGCTGGCGACGTTCGCGGCGGGCTGTTTCTGGGGTGTCGAGGACTTCTTCCGGAGCGTGCCGGGCGTCGTCGACGCCGTCTCCGGCTACACGGGCGGGGCGAGGCTCCAGCCGACCTACGAGCAGGTGTGCTCGGGGGCGACGGGGCACGCCGAGGCGGTGCTCGTGACCTACGACCCGGCGCGCGTCTCGTACGAGCAGCTGCTCGAGGAGTTCTGGCGCCACCACGACCCGACCACGCCCGACCGCCAGGGCCCCGACGTCGGGACCCAGTACCGGTCGGCGGTCTTCGTGCACGATGCCGAGCAGGAGCGGCTCGTCCGGGAGTCGCTCGTCGGCCATCAGGCCCGCTTCCGGCGCCCGATCGTCACCGAGGTCTCCACGGCCTCCACCTTCTGGCCGGCGGAGGCCTACCACCAGCGCTACGTCGAGCGCACCGGGCACGGGGCGTGCCACGTGGCCAACTGGTGA
- a CDS encoding DUF192 domain-containing protein, translating into MTSTTWLLRDGVVLANAEVAVTSAERMRGLLGRSSFEGAFILPRTRAVHSFAMRLAIDVAFLDQRMCVIDVVRLAPWRMTLPRRRARTVLEAEAGAFERWGLRVGDTLELHDPR; encoded by the coding sequence GTGACCTCGACGACGTGGCTGCTGAGAGACGGCGTGGTCCTGGCCAACGCCGAGGTCGCCGTCACGTCCGCCGAGCGCATGCGCGGGCTGTTGGGGCGCTCGTCCTTCGAGGGCGCGTTCATCCTGCCGCGCACCCGCGCCGTGCACAGCTTCGCCATGCGCCTCGCCATCGACGTGGCGTTCCTGGACCAGCGGATGTGCGTGATCGACGTCGTCCGCCTCGCCCCGTGGCGGATGACCCTGCCGCGCCGGCGCGCCCGGACCGTGCTCGAAGCGGAGGCGGGGGCCTTCGAGCGCTGGGGCCTGCGCGTCGGCGACACGCTCGAGCTCCACGACCCCCGGTGA
- the rsmI gene encoding 16S rRNA (cytidine(1402)-2'-O)-methyltransferase — protein MNPGDGAGVDGARGTLVLVATPIGNLGDLSPRARLALAGADLVCCEDTRRTRALLAHAGISGKRLLSLHGHNEAARVDDVLARLAAGMVVAVVSDAGTPAVSDPGSRLVGAAVAAGVTVTAVPGPSAVVTAVVVSGLPTDRFCFEGFLPRRGAERRRRLDAVAGSASTVVVFEAPGRLAATLADLVGVCGPDRPVAVARELTKLHEEVWRGSLAAAAAAFEEREVRGEVVVVLGGAPASVEVPGDAEVADAVGRRLVAGDSLRDAAARVAQDLGVPRRRAYEAALARRRNDGA, from the coding sequence ATGAATCCCGGCGACGGTGCCGGGGTCGACGGGGCCCGGGGCACGTTGGTCCTCGTGGCCACGCCCATCGGCAATCTCGGGGACCTTTCGCCCCGGGCGCGCCTCGCCCTGGCGGGCGCGGACCTGGTGTGCTGCGAGGACACCCGCCGCACCCGGGCCCTGCTGGCCCACGCCGGCATCAGCGGCAAGCGGCTGCTGTCGCTGCACGGCCACAACGAGGCGGCGCGCGTCGATGACGTGCTCGCCCGCCTGGCCGCGGGCATGGTCGTCGCCGTCGTGAGCGACGCGGGAACGCCGGCCGTCTCGGACCCCGGAAGCCGGCTGGTGGGTGCGGCCGTCGCCGCCGGCGTCACCGTGACGGCGGTGCCGGGCCCGAGCGCGGTGGTGACGGCCGTGGTGGTGAGCGGGCTTCCCACCGACCGGTTCTGCTTCGAGGGGTTCCTGCCCCGGCGGGGCGCCGAGCGGCGCCGGCGCCTCGACGCCGTGGCCGGGTCGGCCAGCACCGTCGTCGTGTTCGAGGCGCCCGGGCGGCTGGCGGCCACCCTCGCCGACCTCGTGGGCGTCTGTGGTCCCGACCGCCCCGTGGCCGTGGCCCGCGAGCTGACCAAGCTCCACGAGGAGGTGTGGCGGGGGTCGCTGGCGGCGGCGGCCGCGGCGTTCGAGGAGCGCGAGGTGCGGGGAGAGGTCGTCGTGGTGCTCGGGGGCGCCCCCGCGTCGGTGGAGGTCCCCGGTGACGCCGAGGTGGCCGACGCCGTGGGGCGCCGGCTCGTCGCCGGCGATTCCCTGCGCGACGCCGCGGCCCGCGTGGCGCAGGACCTGGGGGTGCCCCGCCGGCGCGCCTACGAGGCGGCGTTGGCGCGGCGCCGGAATGACGGGGCATGA
- a CDS encoding TatD family hydrolase, producing the protein MTGAEDRAVPGAAARWIDSHCHLQDRYRAEGTEVATALSEAAEAGVVGIVCVGTDPATSRQAVAVAVAARAAAARSGGDPASWALPAGFGAWATMGLHPHEASQGVEEIARLLAEAVSDADGIVVAVGECGLDYHYEHSPRDAQRHAFAAQVALARQHDLTLVVHSRRAWDDTIDVLRGEGPPARTVLHCFTGGPEEARRCLDLGAFLSFSGIVTFKGADDVRAAAALCPRDRLLVETDAPFLAPTPHRGRENRPAWVVEVGEAVAVVKGLTPDALAASCTAATRAAFALV; encoded by the coding sequence GTGACCGGCGCCGAGGACCGGGCTGTACCCGGCGCCGCGGCGCGCTGGATCGACTCCCACTGCCATCTCCAGGACCGGTACCGGGCGGAGGGCACCGAGGTCGCCACGGCTCTGTCCGAGGCCGCCGAGGCCGGCGTCGTCGGCATCGTGTGCGTGGGGACCGATCCCGCCACGTCGCGTCAGGCGGTGGCGGTGGCGGTGGCGGCGCGCGCCGCGGCGGCGCGCAGTGGCGGCGATCCGGCGTCGTGGGCGCTCCCGGCCGGCTTCGGGGCATGGGCGACCATGGGCCTGCACCCCCACGAGGCGTCGCAGGGGGTGGAGGAGATCGCGCGCCTCCTCGCCGAGGCGGTGTCCGATGCCGACGGCATCGTCGTGGCCGTGGGGGAGTGCGGCCTCGACTACCACTACGAGCACTCCCCGCGTGATGCGCAGCGTCACGCCTTCGCCGCGCAGGTCGCGCTGGCGCGCCAACACGACCTGACGCTCGTCGTGCACTCGCGCCGGGCCTGGGACGACACGATCGACGTCCTGCGCGGCGAGGGCCCGCCGGCGCGCACGGTGTTGCACTGCTTCACGGGCGGACCCGAGGAGGCGCGACGGTGCCTCGACCTCGGCGCATTCCTGTCCTTCAGCGGCATCGTCACGTTCAAGGGAGCAGACGACGTGCGCGCCGCGGCAGCGCTGTGCCCGCGCGACCGCCTGCTGGTGGAGACCGACGCGCCCTTCCTGGCGCCGACACCGCACCGGGGCCGGGAGAACCGCCCGGCTTGGGTGGTGGAGGTCGGGGAGGCGGTGGCGGTGGTCAAGGGATTGACGCCCGACGCGCTCGCGGCGTCCTGCACCGCCGCCACGCGAGCGGCGTTCGCACTGGTGTGA